The genomic DNA TTCTGCTAGGTATGGCGCTTTCATTTGATGCCTTTGGTGCAGGGATTGGGGTAGCTTTCATGGGGTACTCACCTATTTTGACGGCTTTTATCGTGGCATGTATGAGTGCTTTATTCCTATGGGCAGGTAAGTCATTCGGCCATTGTTTTTCGGAAGTAAAATGGATCAAGAACGCCTCTTTCATTCCTGGAGTTATATTAATTCTCCTAGGAATATGGAAAATGTGATAATACAGCACATCTTTACAAACTCTTAACACTAGCTTTACCCGTCATTTACAATGATCTATTAATATTGTAGTTGTGAGATGCTTATATATTCAATAGATCAAGTCAATTCGAATAAGGGCGGTTGTGAAATGAGTGAAAGAATTTTAGTTGTAGATGATGAAATCTCAATTGTCACATTGCTTGAATATAATTTGAATAAAGCCGGATACGAGGTAATCACGGCAACGGACGGGAATATGGCATTTGAATTGGCAAGAAAAGAAACCCCCGATTTAATCCTCCTCGATCTCATGCTTCCAGAGATAGACGGGTTAGATGTCTGCAAGCAAATCCGGCAAGAGCAACAGATGATTCCCATCGTGATGTTAACAGCTAAAGATGGTGAATTTGATAAGGTTCTCGGTCTTGAACTGGGTGCGGATGATTATATAGCTAAACCGTTCAGTCCAAGAGAAGTTGTGGCTCGCGTTAAAGCTGTGCTTAGGCGAGTTTCTCAAGGAGCCGGTGAAGGCATTCATCCTGAAGACCGCATCATCATTGGAGACTTGGTTATCTACACGGAGAGGTATGAAGCTTATTTCCGGGGAGAAGAACTTGAATTGACATTGAAACAGTTTGAGTTACTCGTCTACTTGATGAAACATGAAGGACGGGTCCTATCAAGAGAACGCTTGATGAATGCCGTTTGGGATTATGACTTCGTTGGTGATACAAGAATTGTTGATGTTCATGTCAGTCATTTGCGAGATAAAATTGAAAAGAATTCGAGAACGCCCAACTATATTAAAACCATCCGTGGTCTGGGATATAAGTTCGAAGCACCGCAATAACAAGCGTTTCACCTGATTACTATTAATCCCCAAAAATTGAAAGGTGTATGTTAAAGCTCACTGCATCCAAGAATTCAGTGTCTCTCCGCTTATAGGTATCTTCCAATCATGACGTTTGACGAATAACAAATTCTTTTTCAGTACGAAACCGAATGTTTTACAACATATTTGACAGGATAAAGTTCATCACATACACTAATATTCAAATGATTATTTGATTATTTGAATGAAAGAGGTGCAGGGTATGCCTCACGATCGCTGTGACGTGTTTTGTTACGATGAACATAAGGTGAACCGGTTAAAGGCCGAATTAACCCATATCAATGAAAGTACAGTGGTGAATATTTTTAAGGCATTGGCTGATGAGACCCGAATTAAGATTGCTTATGCCCTTTGTATCGAAACAGAACTGTGTGTCTGTGATGTTGCCAACACCATTGGCTGTACAACGGCCACGGCATCTCATCATCTTCGTTTATTGCGAAACATCGGCCTTGCTACTTCTCGTAAAGAGGGGAAACTGGTGTTCTATTCACTTGGAAATCAGCACGTCAAACAATTAATTCTACAAGCCTTTACAACCCAGGAGGAGGGGGTGAACCCCATTGGAACAAACGGTTGATCAACAAAATATTTATCGCATAGAAGGCTTGACCTGAGCGCACTGCTCTGCTCGGTTCGAGCAGAACGTTAAAGATATATCGACCGTAGAAGATGCTTCGGTCAATTTTGGTGCGTCCAAATTAACAGTTTACGGTCAAGCTAACATCAAACAGTTAGAAAAAGCCGGTGCTTTTGAAAACTTGAAGGTATATCCAGAGAACGAACAACATAACGAAGCAAAACAACCTGTATGGAAAAACCGAGAATTTCTACAGATTGTGTTGTCTGCCTTGCTATTTCTAGCCGGTTGGTTAATGGAAACGCAAGTCGAGGAAATGAGTGGGGTGGGGATCACCGCTTATGTCGCATCAAT from Tuberibacillus sp. Marseille-P3662 includes the following:
- a CDS encoding response regulator transcription factor codes for the protein MSERILVVDDEISIVTLLEYNLNKAGYEVITATDGNMAFELARKETPDLILLDLMLPEIDGLDVCKQIRQEQQMIPIVMLTAKDGEFDKVLGLELGADDYIAKPFSPREVVARVKAVLRRVSQGAGEGIHPEDRIIIGDLVIYTERYEAYFRGEELELTLKQFELLVYLMKHEGRVLSRERLMNAVWDYDFVGDTRIVDVHVSHLRDKIEKNSRTPNYIKTIRGLGYKFEAPQ
- a CDS encoding ArsR/SmtB family transcription factor gives rise to the protein MPHDRCDVFCYDEHKVNRLKAELTHINESTVVNIFKALADETRIKIAYALCIETELCVCDVANTIGCTTATASHHLRLLRNIGLATSRKEGKLVFYSLGNQHVKQLILQAFTTQEEGVNPIGTNG